One Micromonospora sp. WMMD1120 genomic region harbors:
- a CDS encoding SRPBCC domain-containing protein, whose product MFDATEQINAVQRRVGSRTLEAGEARVSTVSQTYRATAEDLWDACTNAERIPRWFLPISGDLRLHGTYQLEGNAHGTVETCEPPRRFTATWEFGDEVSWIEVTVTPVDDEHSRLDLDHIAHVDQDRWAQFGPGAVGVGWDLGLLGLAAHLASDGSGITPDQAAEWTASEQGRRAIELSSQLWCEASIAAGTDADEAKAAAERTTAFYTGAPEA is encoded by the coding sequence ATGTTCGACGCCACCGAGCAGATCAACGCCGTGCAGCGCCGGGTCGGCAGCCGCACCCTGGAGGCCGGCGAGGCCCGGGTGAGCACGGTCAGCCAGACCTACCGGGCGACGGCCGAGGACCTGTGGGACGCCTGCACCAACGCCGAGCGCATCCCGCGCTGGTTCCTGCCGATCTCCGGCGACCTGCGGCTGCACGGCACGTACCAGCTCGAGGGCAACGCGCACGGCACCGTCGAGACGTGCGAGCCGCCGCGCCGATTCACCGCCACCTGGGAGTTCGGCGACGAGGTGAGCTGGATCGAGGTGACCGTCACCCCTGTCGACGACGAGCACAGCCGCCTCGACCTGGACCACATCGCGCACGTCGACCAGGACCGGTGGGCCCAGTTCGGGCCGGGCGCGGTCGGCGTCGGCTGGGACCTGGGGCTGCTCGGCCTCGCCGCCCACCTGGCCAGCGACGGCAGCGGCATCACCCCGGACCAGGCCGCCGAGTGGACCGCCTCCGAGCAGGGACGACGGGCCATCGAGCTGAGCAGCCAGCTGTGGTGCGAGGCGAGCATCGCCGCCGGCACCGACGCCGACGAGGCGAAGGCCGCCGCCGAGCGGACGACCGCCTTCTACACCGGCGCCCCGGAGGCCTGA
- a CDS encoding NUDIX domain-containing protein codes for MTRTPYAHCSYCGAAYPPAAGWPRFCAVCGETVWRNPLPVAVAVLPVRTGGGVGVVVVRRDIEPARGLLALPGGFIEYGEEWSDALVRELREETGLIAAAEDARLFAVHGAPAGGTMMVFGVLPERAAEDLPPSAPTEEATEWLVLTDPVELAFSTHTRVLADFLTHHRPA; via the coding sequence ATGACCCGCACGCCGTACGCGCACTGCTCCTACTGCGGCGCGGCCTACCCGCCGGCCGCCGGCTGGCCCCGATTCTGTGCCGTGTGCGGCGAGACCGTGTGGCGCAACCCGCTGCCCGTGGCGGTCGCGGTGCTGCCGGTCCGCACCGGCGGGGGCGTGGGCGTGGTGGTCGTCCGCCGGGACATCGAGCCGGCCCGCGGCCTGCTCGCGCTGCCCGGCGGCTTCATCGAGTACGGCGAGGAGTGGTCCGACGCGCTCGTCCGTGAGCTGCGGGAGGAGACCGGCCTGATCGCGGCGGCCGAGGACGCCCGGCTGTTCGCGGTGCACGGCGCACCGGCCGGCGGCACGATGATGGTCTTCGGGGTGCTGCCCGAGCGGGCGGCCGAGGACCTGCCGCCGTCGGCGCCCACCGAGGAGGCGACCGAGTGGCTGGTGCTCACCGACCCGGTCGAGCTGGCCTTCTCCACCCACACCCGGGTGCTGGCCGATTTCCTCACCCACCACCGCCCCGCCTGA
- a CDS encoding ABC transporter ATP-binding protein → MARQRTPAEDDDQPGDPPTGTMLPELEDPDWLHHAHEFAHTGFWAVARRLPRLVREAVGLAWSTSRRDTVASVGLNVAAGVMTTFGLLATTSVLSELFAAGPTPDRVRAALPALVVAAVAVSARGGLAIAAGWAQARLTPQINYQVELRLFEATTAVELAAFDDAGFAEEMDRARDRGITEAAYIVDHTVNLVTGVVGMLATAVAVTVIQPLLLPCLLLAAVPEAVTAVRMARREYLAMLARITRQRRMWMLAHLMANRHTAAEVRAYQMRDFLLSEYRGVMAVETRAQLRLVRAQTGTRVAGATVAGLATFGVYAVLGGLLLAGMVALAAAATALLALQSARNSLGVAVVATNSLYEDALYYQDYRDFLARAHARVPIGGDRLVDAVGVIELDEVSLRYPDTDRPAVDRVSLTVRRGEVIALVGENGSGKTTLAKLIAGLYRPTGGTIRWDGVDAVELDPRALGGQVAVLTQEYWKFPFTAGQNIRVGRHDRAPDRIGPSVQEAAGAAAAHDMISGLPNGYDTLLDREFKDGHELSGGQWQRLVAARGLYRDAALLICDEPSAALDARAEHALFQHLRRSPDRAVVLITHRLANVRHADRIFVLERGRLVQHGNHDELMAAGGLYRELFDLQASGYLTGTDDALPR, encoded by the coding sequence ATGGCCCGCCAGCGCACCCCCGCCGAGGACGACGACCAACCGGGCGATCCGCCGACCGGCACGATGCTGCCGGAGCTGGAGGACCCCGACTGGCTGCACCACGCGCACGAGTTCGCCCACACCGGCTTCTGGGCGGTGGCCCGCCGGCTGCCCCGGTTGGTCCGCGAGGCGGTCGGCCTGGCCTGGAGCACCAGTCGTCGGGACACCGTCGCCTCGGTCGGCCTGAACGTCGCCGCCGGCGTGATGACCACGTTCGGCCTGCTGGCCACGACCAGCGTGCTGAGCGAGTTGTTCGCCGCCGGTCCCACCCCGGACCGGGTCCGAGCGGCCCTGCCGGCGCTGGTCGTCGCGGCGGTGGCGGTCTCGGCACGCGGCGGCCTGGCGATCGCGGCCGGCTGGGCGCAGGCCCGGCTCACCCCGCAGATCAACTACCAGGTGGAGTTGCGGCTGTTCGAGGCGACCACAGCCGTGGAGTTGGCCGCGTTCGACGACGCCGGCTTCGCCGAGGAGATGGACCGGGCCCGGGACCGGGGGATAACCGAGGCCGCGTACATCGTCGACCACACGGTCAACCTGGTCACCGGTGTGGTCGGCATGCTGGCCACCGCGGTGGCGGTGACCGTCATCCAGCCGCTGCTGCTGCCGTGTCTGCTGCTCGCCGCGGTGCCCGAGGCGGTCACCGCGGTGCGGATGGCCCGCCGTGAGTACCTGGCGATGCTGGCCCGGATCACCCGTCAGCGTCGGATGTGGATGCTGGCCCACCTGATGGCCAACCGGCACACCGCCGCCGAGGTGCGCGCGTACCAGATGCGCGACTTCCTGCTCAGCGAGTACCGCGGCGTGATGGCCGTCGAGACCCGCGCCCAACTGCGGTTGGTCCGCGCGCAGACCGGCACGCGGGTCGCCGGCGCGACCGTCGCGGGCCTGGCCACCTTCGGGGTGTACGCGGTGCTCGGCGGCCTGTTGCTGGCCGGGATGGTGGCCCTCGCCGCCGCGGCCACCGCCCTGCTCGCCCTGCAGTCGGCGCGCAACAGCCTCGGCGTGGCGGTCGTCGCCACGAACTCGCTCTACGAGGACGCCCTCTACTACCAGGACTACCGGGACTTCCTGGCCCGCGCCCACGCCCGGGTGCCGATCGGCGGCGACCGCCTCGTCGACGCCGTCGGGGTGATCGAGCTGGACGAGGTGAGCCTTCGGTACCCGGACACCGACAGGCCGGCCGTGGACCGGGTGAGCCTGACCGTCCGCCGGGGAGAGGTGATCGCACTGGTCGGCGAGAACGGCTCCGGCAAGACCACCCTGGCCAAGCTGATCGCCGGGCTGTACCGGCCGACCGGAGGGACGATCCGCTGGGACGGCGTCGACGCCGTCGAGCTGGACCCGCGCGCCCTCGGCGGCCAGGTGGCCGTGCTGACCCAGGAGTACTGGAAGTTCCCGTTCACCGCCGGGCAGAACATCCGGGTGGGACGGCACGACCGCGCCCCGGACCGGATCGGGCCGAGCGTGCAGGAGGCGGCCGGCGCCGCCGCCGCGCACGACATGATCAGCGGCCTGCCGAACGGCTACGACACGCTGCTCGACCGCGAGTTCAAGGACGGTCACGAGTTGTCCGGCGGGCAGTGGCAACGGTTGGTCGCCGCCCGTGGCCTGTACCGGGACGCCGCCCTGCTGATCTGCGACGAACCCTCGGCGGCCCTGGACGCCCGCGCCGAACACGCGCTGTTCCAACACCTACGCCGCAGCCCCGACCGGGCGGTCGTCCTGATCACCCATCGACTGGCCAACGTCCGGCACGCCGATCGGATCTTCGTGCTGGAGCGGGGCCGGCTCGTTCAGCACGGTAACCACGACGAGCTGATGGCCGCCGGCGGCCTCTACCGGGAGCTGTTCGACCTGCAGGCCAGCGGCTACCTGACCGGCACCGACGACGCCCTGCCCCGCTGA
- a CDS encoding metalloregulator ArsR/SmtB family transcription factor: MHAFDVLGDPVRRRILELLASGEQTAGALSAVIRDEFGISQPAVSQHLKVLRDNGFATVRPEGTRRLYAVDPRPLREVDGWLDHFRRFWTPPLAALATELARGRRERRLQGPSDVTDERNT, from the coding sequence GTGCACGCCTTCGACGTGCTGGGCGATCCGGTCCGGCGCCGCATCCTGGAGCTGCTCGCCAGTGGCGAGCAGACCGCCGGTGCGCTCAGCGCGGTCATCCGCGACGAGTTCGGCATCTCCCAGCCCGCCGTGTCCCAACACCTGAAAGTGTTGCGCGACAACGGTTTCGCCACAGTGCGGCCGGAGGGCACCCGGCGGCTGTACGCGGTCGACCCCCGCCCGCTGCGCGAGGTCGACGGCTGGCTGGACCACTTTCGCCGGTTCTGGACTCCACCCCTGGCGGCACTCGCCACCGAACTGGCCCGGGGCCGACGCGAGCGTCGACTCCAGGGGCCCTCCGATGTCACCGATGAGAGGAACACCTGA